The Acidobacteriaceae bacterium nucleotide sequence ACACACCTGCCTTCATGATCCTGACCGACAGCGTACTGCGCGGACTTGCCGTAGCAAAGCCCAAGTCACTTTCGGAGTTACTTCAGATCAATGGCATGGGCCAAGCAAAGGTCGACCGCTTTGGCGCAGGGGTATTGGCTGCGATTCGTGGCGAAGGTCCAATCGCGACAAGTGCGGCGAAAAGTCCTGCCCCAGCCAAGCCAGCCGAACGCAAAGCTGCGGCACCTGTGGTGAATAAAGTGGCGGCCACTGCGGCTCCAAATGCACAGGCTACCCAGCCAAAGACAGTAGCCGCCGTTCGGCAACAGATTCGCGAAACTGCGACGGTGAAAGCCGTAGAGTTGACTCCAGAGCAGAAGGTGATGGAGACGAAACTGCGAGAATGGCGCATGGAGCGCGCACGCGATGCGGGGCTGCCGTCGTTCTTTATCGTGAGCGACACGGCTCTGCGAAGCATCGTAGAAACGAGGCCTCAGTCGCTGGAGTCGCTACGCGGACTGCATGGTTTGGATCGCGAAAAGGTAGAGCGCTTCGGCGCAGAGATTGTGGCGATCAGCCGCGCGTGAAAGGACACAGACAGATGGCACGGAACAGATGGGGCGTAGCAATTATGGCGGCGGGCAAAGGGACTCGGCTGAAGTCACGCCGGCCGAAGGTGCTGCATGAGATCGGTGGCCGTTCCCTGCTGTTGCATGTGATCGCGGCGGCAGAGACCGTCGCTCCGTCCAACGAGATCCTATGCATCGTGGGCCACGAAGCCTTGCGGGTAAAAACCGCTGTCGAGGCTACCGGAGTACAGTTCGTCGAGCAGACCGAGCAGCGCGGTACAGGTCATGCATTGCAGATGGTGAAGGCGTGGTTTGCCACCGGCGGCGCTCCCATGCCGGAGAACATCATGGTGCTTTCGGGCGATGTTCCGCTGATTCGTCCTGAGACGCTGGAGCGTTTTGCTGCTTTCCACGCGGAGCATAGTGCTGCGATGACGATCCTCACAGCGATCCCAGAAAGTCCGTTTGGCTATGGTCGCGTAAACCGCGCTGCGGCGGGTGCGGTAGACGTAACAGGCATCGTCGAGCAGAAGGATCTGCCGAAAGGAGACGCTGGTTCGCCAGAGATCAACTCCGGCATTTATTGCTTTCAGACAGCGAAGCTCTTTGCAAAACTCGACCAGCTTTCGAACAACAATGCCAGCGGCGAGTTCTACCTGACCGACGTTGCCGCACTGCTCGTCGCCGATGGGGAGAAGGTTGTCGCGACCGTCGCCGACAGCATCGACGAAGTTCTGGGAGCGAACACCATTGCAGAGATGATGCACCTGGACGCAGCGATGCGACTAGCTACGGCTCGCAGGCTGATGGCTCAGGGTGTGACGATCTTCCGTCCGGAGACGTGCGTGATCGACGCCGGTGTAGAAGTTGCTCCCGATACCGTGATCGAACCGTTTGTTCAGTTGCTGGGCACGACCCGAGTCGGCACCGAGTGCAGGATCCGCTCCTACAGCGTGGTGAAGGACTCCACCCTGGGCGACAACGTTCTGCTGCGCAACGGCTGCATCCTGGAAGATGCCGTGGTCGGCGATGGAGCGCTGCTAGGGCCGTATGCTCATCTGCGCCCGGGCAGCGAGATTGGCGAGGCGGCCCATGTCGGCAACTTTGTCGAGACGAAGAAGACCAAGCTTGGCAAGGGCTCGAAGGCGAACCATCTTTCGTACCTTGGCGATGCAGTGATCGGTGCGGGCGTAAACGTCGGTGCAGGCGTCATTACCTGTAACTACGACGGCGTCAACAAGACCGTGACGACGATCGGCGACGGTGTCTTTGTCGGCTCCGATTCCACGCTGGTCGCGCCGCTGACACTGGGCGAGGGAGCGTACATCGCTGCGGCTTCCTGCATCACCGAAGACGTTCCGGCAGGCTCACTGGCGCTGGGACGCAGTCGGCAGGTGGTGAAAGATGGCTGGGCTGCGGAACGCAGGAAGAAGCTCGGCGACCGCAAGAAGTAAGCCATAGTGTCCGCGTAAGCGACACCGTAACTGCTGATTCTATGCAGCCGATAAGGTGTCTGGCAGCACCTCTGGCGCAGTACCGCTGGAAGGTGTGCGCCGCAAGGGCAACCATCGGCATGGCGCAAACGGAGACAAATCGCGAACATCTTCTGCTCGTGGAAACAGAGGCCGGGGCGCGCATGCGCTCCATGCGAATGCTGCGGGAGTATGGCTACGAGGTCGCCTCTGCCTCGACTGCAGCCGAAGCGCTGGTGTACCTGGAGCTACATCCGGGCTGCAAGATCGTCGTCAGCGACGTTTTACTTCCGGCTGGGGCCAGCGGCTTTGCCCTCCTCGATCAGGTCTCGCGCCTACACTCCGACGTCGGCGTTGTTCTGATGCTGACAAGCGGAACTCCGCAACTCGCGGTCCAGGCGTTTCGTCGAGGAGCCGCAGATGTTGTTCTGAAGCCGCTGTGCGGAGTGGCTCTGCAAAACGCCGTTGCCGGAGCGTTGCTCCAGGGCGAGATGCGGCGGGAGACCGTCCGGTATGTTCGCAATCTGGAGTCTCTGGTGAGCGAACGCACGGGCAAGCTGCGGGAGATTATGGCCGATCTCGAACTCTCGTACGACGTCACGATTGAAGCCATGGGCGATGCGCTGGACATGCGCGACGAAGAGACGGAGGGCCACTCCAAGCGGGTCATGGCCTATACAGTGGCGCTCGCGAAGCAGATGCGGCTCGTCCCCCACGACCTGAAAACAATCGCTCGCGGAGCGTTTCTGCACGATATTGGCAAGATTGCGATCCCGGACTCCATCCTGCTGAAGCCGGGCAAGCTGACCGAAGAAGAGATGATCGTGATGCAGGGTCACTGCGAACAGGGCTACCGGATCGTTCGCAAGATTCCATTTCTGGAAGAAGCTGCCGAGATCGTCTACGCCCACCAGGAACGCTTTGACGGATCGGGTTATCCTCGCGCCCTTTCAGGCAGACAGATTCCCCTGGGAGCACGTATCTTTGCCGTCGCCGACACGCTCGACGCGATGACCTCTGACCGACCGTACCGGCGTGGTCTGAGCTTTGGCGACGCGATTGCCGAAATCGAGCGGTGTAGCGGAACGCAGTTCGACCCCATCGTAGTGGATGAGTTCCTGGCGATGCCTGGCAGCACCTGGCCCGCTATTCGGGCGGAAGTCGGTCGCCAGACCCATGCTGCCGAACTCGTTCGTGCAGCTTCGGCGGCTTGAAGTCCGGCAAAACCGAGCTGAGCTTTTCCAATCACGACTCGAATCAAGCTGCATCCTATTTATGGAAGGCGGGGTGAAGCGAGATGAGCGAAAAGCTGACGAGTCTAGAAGTCGAGAAGGAACTCGGAACAACGACCGGCTGGGCATTGGACAACGGGAAACTCACCAAAGAGTGGCTCTTTCCCGACTTCCGAGCCGCGATGGAGTTCGTAAATGGCGTAGCCGCAGAAGCCAAGGCCGCCGCACACCATCCAGAGATAGCTATCCGGTACAACAAAGTAATGCTTTCTCTGGTAACTCATGATTCTGGAGGGGTTACTGGAGCCGATTTTGCTCTTGCAAGGACCCTGAATCAAAAATTTGGTAGATAGTCGCTAGAAATTTATGAGATGTGGAAGATTTTTCTAGACACATCTCCATTTTGTGGTATCTTTAAATCATCGCTAAGGCGATACAGTTTTCGAGCAGGTTGAATTGCTCGACACAAGTTGCGTCACTGGCCTCCCGGCATGGACAGAATACCGTTCATGCCGCCTTTTTTTGTTTACGCTAGGATTGAGGCAGATGCAGCCAGGCACGAACGACGTGGAACGCAAACGAGAACGATGGCTTCTGGCCTTCGGAATTGCCTTCATCTTTTTATCCATCTCGCTGACTCTAGGACACTTCAAAGTTCTATGGGGCGACGAGTTCGTGACCTACTGGGTGGGCCAGCAGGGCTCCTTCACCGGGATATGGGCTGCACTGAAGAGCGGGGCCGACCCCAATCCGCCGCTCATGCACGTGCTGAGCTGGTGGTCGACCAAGGCGTTTGGCTCGGTGGCTACTGCGATCCGTCTTCCCTCGGTTTTCGGTGTAGGACTCGCTCTGGCCGGAGTTTGGTCGATCGTTCGGCGATATGCTGGGCCGCTGCTGGCTGCCGCCGCCTGCCTCGCCCTGATGACCAGTCGCGGCTTCGATTACAGCTATGACGCCCGCTCATACGGCTTGCTGATGGGGTTTGCCATTGCAGCCCTCGCCTGCTGGGTGAAAACACTGGACGGCAAGCGCCAAGGGTTCTGGTTTGTGGCCCTGGCGGTGATGCTGGCCTGCGACCTCTCCAGCAACTACTACGGCGTGATGGCGTTTTTCCCCGTAGCCGCAGGAGAGCTGCTTTGGACAAGACGGGAAAAGCGGCTTCGCTTGGGTGTTTGGGCGGCGCTTCTGGCTGGTGCGCTCCCCCTTCTTCCCTACCTGACGTTGATTCGCGGCAATATTGCAGAGTTTGGCCCGCATGCGTGGAACAAGCCGGCGGCTGGAATGATCGCCGAAAGCTACTTTGTGCTGGTGGAAGGGCTGTTCTGGCCGGTGGCTATAGTGGCCGCAGTTTGGCTTTGGAAGCGACGTCGCCAAAAGCCAAACAGCGTTCAACGCTCTGCGATACCCGCTGAGGTTCGCGCTGCTCTTTGGGTGCTGATGCTCTATCCGTTCCTTGGATTTGCCATCGCCTATGGTGGCGCAGGAATGATCAGTGCGCGCTGCGTAATCCCAGTATGTGCGGCCTTTGCGATCGTTGGAGCTCTTCTGCTCTCCCAGGTGGCTGGCCGCAAGGTTGTGCTGGGTGTGGCTGCGTTTCTACTGGTATGGGTTCTAGCCAGGTCGGCAGCTTGCGCCATGCTGCTGCGCGATCAGAGGCAGGCATTTTTTCATCTGCGCAACGAAGTGGATCAGGCAATGGCTCCGGGAGAGAAGCTTCTCGTCGGCGATTCGCTGATGGTGATGCCGCTGTGGTGGTATGCCTCACCGAATGTGCGAGCAGGGCTACGTTTCCCCATCGACTTTGCGGCCATTCACCGCATGGAGAGCGACGATAGCGGGGAGCAGAACCTTTGGGGCGGACGCCACGGCGTCTTCCCTGTCCCCATCGACAAACCGAACACGATGATTGAACCGCAAGAAGAGTACATCTATCTGGGCGGACAAGAGGGCTGGCTGGCGAAAGAGCTTACGGACCGAAACTTCGTACTGGTTCCTGACGGAACGCAGGTGAACTGGGGAGGGTTGGGTGGAGTCTTCACACCCCTGGCGCACCCGACGACTCGAGTGTGGTTCGTGCGTCCGCGCTGAGGGCAGCTACACTGGAAGCTATGAAGAAGCTTCTCGGCATAGCAGCGGTCATGGTAGTGAGTCTGGCAGCGTCGGCACAGTTCTCCGACATCGGCAAAGACATTCCTGCATATAACGCGCTGCCTCCGTCGAGTCCGCTTCCTGCAATCCGCTCGGGGGCCCAGCTTACGGGGCCGTACTTCTCGCACAGCTACCAGGTCACCGCGTACAAGATGGCCGCGAAGGTGCCAAACGTACTCTTCCAGCAGCCCTGCTACTGCCGTTGCGACCGTGGCATGGGACACAACAGCCTGCATAGCTGCTTTGAAGGCTTGCATGGAGCAGAGTGCTCGACGTGCATGAAGGAAGCGGTTTATACCTACCGCGAAACGAAGCGGGGACACTCCGCAGCGCAGATTCGTGCAGGGATTGAGCGCGGCGAGTGGGAGTCCGTCGATCTCGAACACATCAAGATGTAGCGTTGCTATTCAGCGAATAAGTGTGAGGTAAGCGGCCATGCCGATGCCTGCCAGCGTCAGCAAGACAGCCAGTAACACTGCGCTGCGCGACACCTGGCCGGGCTGCCATGTCTCATTCTTCAACTCGCGGATGATGCGCATGTGCTCGAGGATCGAGTAGATCGTCACCAGAACGCCTATTAAGACGAGTGCCACGCCCGACCAGACGGATACTCCCGTGGAACGAACCGCCGCATGCCCTGGTGTTGCACTCAACTCACGCAGAAAGAGTCCAAAGCGTGCGACGGCGAAGCCACCTCCCATAAGCGCGAGACCGGTGCGGATCCAGGCGAGGAACGTTCGTTCAGCGGCAAAGTAAGTACGTGGATCATTCTGGATCGGTTGATCGGCCATGCGTTGATTGGATGCGAGTTGCGCCGCTGTGGTCGTTCTACCGGGGGCGAAGATCGGGCGTATAATTGAGTTAGTTCTTTGAGTGCCACAACGCAATGTTGGGCCAGCTCCACCAAGTGGGGGCGTCACGGCTTCGACGGGATTGCTTGCGGTAAAGAGGCATGCCGGGGTGTGGACACCCGTAATCGCTCACAAAAACACAAGTGCCGAACCTCAATTCGCACTCGCTGCTTAATTAAATAAGTAGCCGATCACTCGGGCTTTGCCTATGGGCCCGTACTGGTCGTCGCACAGTAGGCTGGTCTGCGGTGCCCCGCCTGAGCGCCAAGGATGAGATCGATCAGGCTGGTGACTGACGCGTCTTCGCCCATTTTTAGCGTCAGTTACGAGACAAATGTGAACTGGGAAAAGCATGAATGCTCTTTACTGACTGTAGTTTCGGACGTGGGTTCGACTCCCACCGCCTCCACCAACTCAAACATTCAATGGTTGCGCCACCTTTCGAGGTGGCGTTTTGCTTTAATGGCAAACCTGCAGACGCCTCTTACAGTTTGGGAGCAGATGCACCTCATGCAGCTCTCGACACCGGCGAAGGCGTACCTTTGGGAGACCTATAGGTACTGCAGTTGGCTGTAGCGCGAAACGATCAGCCAATGATTCGACTGCTGCACGCGTTGATCCTTGCCACGCAAATCACGGCCTAGCGCAGTGGGTTCATAGGACCTCTTCACTAGAGAACAACTACTGCAGCGTCGACATGTCGAAACGCTCGCGGCAGAACCAGCCGAGTTGAGCAGCATGAGCAAAGCAAGCTTGAATCACAGCAGCCTGTTTCGCTTCTGAAAGCCTGCTGTCCACAAACGCAAGCTCGATCGCTTCCCCCAGAGTCTTCTTCTGCTGCAGCGAGGAGAGCAGCAAGAACGCTTCACGCTCAATGCGACGGTAATAAATTGAGCCATCATAACGATGCACCGCAAGATAGATAGCCTTACGACGCATCGGCGGCAGCTTCATTCGCGTCTTCTCTTTGCGTTCGACAACCGCATTGCTCGCAACCTCCGAGGGCGGCTCCTTCTGATGCACTGCCAGTACCAACTCATCTACCGGATACTGCAGGCTGAGCAGATGCAGGTGTGGCTGAAGCGAAAACCCCGAATCTGCGCTCAACTGGGCGAAATCGGACTCAAGCAAAGGGTCCAGAGCTGCGCTATCGAAGGCCTCTATATAGGCAACTTCCAGCCGCGCGACATCCTGCAGCAAATCATGCTTCTTCCCCGCATACTCCGGGTGCGACTCCAACCACCTGGGGAGATACGTACTCAAATCACGCAGCGTATACGAGGTCGAAGGAGTGTCTTTCAGGAACGCCAGCACCAACTCGTCGAATTTCTTGTTCCCCAGAACCGTACCAACCGCAGGAAAGTCCTCCATCACTGAGTCGATGACGCGGAACCAGTACTGTCGGTTATAAATCTCCAGCCGCTCGAACGAACTCAACCGATCATTCGGCTTGATATACGTCGCAACGTGCTCCGCGGTGGATTGTCCCGACTCTGTCTGCCGCTGCATACGGTAGTCCGCCGTAAGCGGCCGCCGCACATCGTCACACATCTGGCGCTGCAGTTCGAGCAAGGTCATGCGCGGACCTCCGCGAGCTTCTCCGAAGACATCGTTTCTCTAGCCGATCCGGGCTTCTGCAGATAGCGATTTGCCTTCAGCGCCTCGTTATGAACTTCATCAAAGGTGGGGATATTGTCATCCCACTCCAGCAGCGTTGCGGTATTGCCCACACGCTCCAGCGTGCGCGCATACATCTCCCACACAGGATCCAGAACCGGATGATCATGCGTATCCAGGGTGTACTTTTCAAACTTCGAATGCCCTGCAACGTGGATCTGCGCCACACGGTCGGCGGCAACGCTATTTACGTACTCCATCGGGTCGAAGCTGTGGTTTTGCGACGAAACATAGATGTTGTTTACGTCCAGCAAAATGCCACAATCCGCAGCGTGGACTACTTCGTTGAGAAACTCCCACTCCGTCATCTGCGACTCATGAAACTCCGCATAACTGCTGACGTTTTCTACGGCGACTGGAATCTCGAGATAGTCCTGTACCTGGCGAATACGCTCTGCCGTATTGCGGACCGCTTCAAACGTATACGGCAGCGGCAACAGATCATGCGTATAGCGTCCATCCACGCTGCCCCAGCAGAGATGGTCTGAAACCCACGGCGTCTTCGTCCGCTTCGTGAGTTCCTTTAAGCGCTTCAAATGCTCGCGATTCAGTGGCTGCGCGGAGCCAAAGTACATCGACACGCCATGCTGCACCACGCGATATTGATCGAGGATCTGGTCAAGCACCTTCAGTGGCGCGCCACCATCGACCATGTAATTTTCCGAGATGATTTCAAACCAGTCCACCACTGGCTTTTGCGACAGGATGTGCTCATAGTGCGGCACACGTAAACCAATCCCCACACCGTAATCGGTAAACCCATTGAAGCGATTCGCAGGCATTCTGTCTCCAGCTACAAGGTACGCGATCGAATGAGATGTGGAGCTTGAGGTTCGCTCAAGCCCCACACGCTTCCCTGAGGAGGAAAGTTACTTCTTAGAGCCGTCGGTTGCGCAAGCGCCCTTACCCTTGCAGGCATTCTTGCCAGCGTGCTTGGCATCGCCGCCGCCCTGGCCCTTGCAGGCATTCTTGCCCTTGCAAGCGTGCTTTTCCGGAGCAGGTGCATCCTGCGAGAAGAGAACGCCGACAGCCGGAGCTGTGTGGGTGGGCTGCGCATTTGCGCGGAGGGCGGTGCCGCCGAGGAGACCAGTCATTGCTGCTGCAAGTGCGAGCGACTTTGTAGAGTTCTTCATAGAGATGAGGACCTTTCAGTTCGGTTAGGCCACGCGCTTCGAGCACGGAGCGTTGGTGGTTGTGAAACGAAAACCCGTTATGCAAACAAAACGCAGCAGATCATCTGCTGGATTGCAAGAAAGCAAGTTTTTTACGACTCGCCCATACTGCCCCCTTGGAGTCCATTTTGGCGAGCAGGTTACAAAGAATTTTTCGTTCCCAAAATGACTCGCCTCGCTTCAACTGGTTTCTGGATACTGCCAGCAGCTTGCCGTATCCAAAACGCTCCACAAAGGAATAAACGACGGCACCGAGGTCTGAAAACTGTTCTGTAACGTTTTCACGGTATGCCTCTCTAAGGGTCCGTAGCGGTATGCCGGAGCAGTAGGCAGCTTTCTCCAGAAAAGAGATTGAGAACTATGAAGATCCTTGTGCAGGCTTACACCCGCTTGGTCCGCTATCTCAACTATTTGCAATCGCCGTTCCTGCTCGCGATCCGTCTCTACTGGGGCTGGCAGTTTGCCCAGACCGGCTGGGGCAAGATGCATAACATCGCGAAGATCGTCGACTACTTTAGCACGCTCAACATCCCATTCCCTTCTGTCAACGCACACTTCATTGCCGGCCTGGAGTTCTTCGGTGGCATTCTGCTCATCCTCGGTCTTGGCTCCCGTGTCATCGCACTCTTGATGACCTTCAATATGCTCGTCGCCTACTGGACCGCCGACCGCGCCGCTTTCACCTCAATCTTTTCCGATCCAGGCAAGTTCTATGTTGCCGACCCGTTCACGTTCCTCTTCGCCTCGCTTATCGTGCTCCTCTTCGGCGCTGGACTCTACTCGCTTGATACCTTAGTCGCTAAGCGATTCA carries:
- the glmU gene encoding bifunctional UDP-N-acetylglucosamine diphosphorylase/glucosamine-1-phosphate N-acetyltransferase GlmU, which produces MARNRWGVAIMAAGKGTRLKSRRPKVLHEIGGRSLLLHVIAAAETVAPSNEILCIVGHEALRVKTAVEATGVQFVEQTEQRGTGHALQMVKAWFATGGAPMPENIMVLSGDVPLIRPETLERFAAFHAEHSAAMTILTAIPESPFGYGRVNRAAAGAVDVTGIVEQKDLPKGDAGSPEINSGIYCFQTAKLFAKLDQLSNNNASGEFYLTDVAALLVADGEKVVATVADSIDEVLGANTIAEMMHLDAAMRLATARRLMAQGVTIFRPETCVIDAGVEVAPDTVIEPFVQLLGTTRVGTECRIRSYSVVKDSTLGDNVLLRNGCILEDAVVGDGALLGPYAHLRPGSEIGEAAHVGNFVETKKTKLGKGSKANHLSYLGDAVIGAGVNVGAGVITCNYDGVNKTVTTIGDGVFVGSDSTLVAPLTLGEGAYIAAASCITEDVPAGSLALGRSRQVVKDGWAAERRKKLGDRKK
- a CDS encoding HD domain-containing protein, which gives rise to MQPIRCLAAPLAQYRWKVCAARATIGMAQTETNREHLLLVETEAGARMRSMRMLREYGYEVASASTAAEALVYLELHPGCKIVVSDVLLPAGASGFALLDQVSRLHSDVGVVLMLTSGTPQLAVQAFRRGAADVVLKPLCGVALQNAVAGALLQGEMRRETVRYVRNLESLVSERTGKLREIMADLELSYDVTIEAMGDALDMRDEETEGHSKRVMAYTVALAKQMRLVPHDLKTIARGAFLHDIGKIAIPDSILLKPGKLTEEEMIVMQGHCEQGYRIVRKIPFLEEAAEIVYAHQERFDGSGYPRALSGRQIPLGARIFAVADTLDAMTSDRPYRRGLSFGDAIAEIERCSGTQFDPIVVDEFLAMPGSTWPAIRAEVGRQTHAAELVRAASAA
- a CDS encoding 4a-hydroxytetrahydrobiopterin dehydratase; the protein is MSEKLTSLEVEKELGTTTGWALDNGKLTKEWLFPDFRAAMEFVNGVAAEAKAAAHHPEIAIRYNKVMLSLVTHDSGGVTGADFALARTLNQKFGR
- a CDS encoding glycosyltransferase family 39 protein; the protein is MQPGTNDVERKRERWLLAFGIAFIFLSISLTLGHFKVLWGDEFVTYWVGQQGSFTGIWAALKSGADPNPPLMHVLSWWSTKAFGSVATAIRLPSVFGVGLALAGVWSIVRRYAGPLLAAAACLALMTSRGFDYSYDARSYGLLMGFAIAALACWVKTLDGKRQGFWFVALAVMLACDLSSNYYGVMAFFPVAAGELLWTRREKRLRLGVWAALLAGALPLLPYLTLIRGNIAEFGPHAWNKPAAGMIAESYFVLVEGLFWPVAIVAAVWLWKRRRQKPNSVQRSAIPAEVRAALWVLMLYPFLGFAIAYGGAGMISARCVIPVCAAFAIVGALLLSQVAGRKVVLGVAAFLLVWVLARSAACAMLLRDQRQAFFHLRNEVDQAMAPGEKLLVGDSLMVMPLWWYASPNVRAGLRFPIDFAAIHRMESDDSGEQNLWGGRHGVFPVPIDKPNTMIEPQEEYIYLGGQEGWLAKELTDRNFVLVPDGTQVNWGGLGGVFTPLAHPTTRVWFVRPR
- a CDS encoding CYCXC family (seleno)protein, translated to MKKLLGIAAVMVVSLAASAQFSDIGKDIPAYNALPPSSPLPAIRSGAQLTGPYFSHSYQVTAYKMAAKVPNVLFQQPCYCRCDRGMGHNSLHSCFEGLHGAECSTCMKEAVYTYRETKRGHSAAQIRAGIERGEWESVDLEHIKM
- a CDS encoding DUF202 domain-containing protein, which gives rise to MADQPIQNDPRTYFAAERTFLAWIRTGLALMGGGFAVARFGLFLRELSATPGHAAVRSTGVSVWSGVALVLIGVLVTIYSILEHMRIIRELKNETWQPGQVSRSAVLLAVLLTLAGIGMAAYLTLIR
- a CDS encoding putative DNA-binding domain-containing protein; this translates as MTLLELQRQMCDDVRRPLTADYRMQRQTESGQSTAEHVATYIKPNDRLSSFERLEIYNRQYWFRVIDSVMEDFPAVGTVLGNKKFDELVLAFLKDTPSTSYTLRDLSTYLPRWLESHPEYAGKKHDLLQDVARLEVAYIEAFDSAALDPLLESDFAQLSADSGFSLQPHLHLLSLQYPVDELVLAVHQKEPPSEVASNAVVERKEKTRMKLPPMRRKAIYLAVHRYDGSIYYRRIEREAFLLLSSLQQKKTLGEAIELAFVDSRLSEAKQAAVIQACFAHAAQLGWFCRERFDMSTLQ
- a CDS encoding DUF692 domain-containing protein; this encodes MPANRFNGFTDYGVGIGLRVPHYEHILSQKPVVDWFEIISENYMVDGGAPLKVLDQILDQYRVVQHGVSMYFGSAQPLNREHLKRLKELTKRTKTPWVSDHLCWGSVDGRYTHDLLPLPYTFEAVRNTAERIRQVQDYLEIPVAVENVSSYAEFHESQMTEWEFLNEVVHAADCGILLDVNNIYVSSQNHSFDPMEYVNSVAADRVAQIHVAGHSKFEKYTLDTHDHPVLDPVWEMYARTLERVGNTATLLEWDDNIPTFDEVHNEALKANRYLQKPGSARETMSSEKLAEVRA
- a CDS encoding DoxX family protein, coding for MKILVQAYTRLVRYLNYLQSPFLLAIRLYWGWQFAQTGWGKMHNIAKIVDYFSTLNIPFPSVNAHFIAGLEFFGGILLILGLGSRVIALLMTFNMLVAYWTADRAAFTSIFSDPGKFYVADPFTFLFASLIVLLFGAGLYSLDTLVAKRFKDATA